The following proteins come from a genomic window of bacterium:
- a CDS encoding Gfo/Idh/MocA family oxidoreductase, which yields MNVAVIGAGYWGPNLARVFFELPGCNIHTICDKKKERLDSIKASFPNIKTTQDYKILLKNPELEAIAIVTEAQHHYEIAKECLLAGKHVLVEKPLALNSHECEDLIGIAKAKNRILMVGHLLEYHPAVRKLKELIDSGEIGKVYYIYSQRVNLGEIRRYENALWSFGPHDVSVILYFLGEEPESVNALGESYLQENIQDVVFVNLHFKDKGMAQVHLSWLDPHKIRKFTIVGSKKMVVFDDMESSEKIKIYDKGADSPGKYVSYGDSITLRIGDISIPKIDMKEPLKIECQHFLDCIRENKRPLSDGADGLRVVRVLEAAQKSMENYGTLVKLEG from the coding sequence ATGAATGTAGCAGTTATAGGTGCAGGATACTGGGGTCCCAACCTGGCCAGAGTCTTTTTTGAGCTGCCGGGCTGTAATATCCATACAATTTGTGACAAGAAAAAAGAGCGCCTCGATTCTATCAAAGCATCTTTTCCGAATATAAAAACAACCCAAGACTACAAGATCTTACTGAAAAATCCTGAGTTAGAAGCAATTGCCATAGTCACCGAGGCGCAACATCATTATGAGATTGCCAAGGAATGCCTGCTTGCCGGTAAACATGTATTAGTGGAGAAGCCATTAGCTCTCAATAGTCACGAATGTGAAGACTTAATCGGCATTGCCAAAGCTAAAAATCGCATCCTCATGGTTGGACACTTGCTTGAGTACCATCCTGCAGTTCGTAAATTGAAAGAGCTCATAGACAGCGGAGAAATAGGGAAGGTCTACTACATTTACTCACAGAGGGTAAATTTAGGGGAAATAAGGCGTTATGAAAATGCATTATGGAGTTTTGGCCCTCACGATGTATCGGTCATACTCTATTTTTTAGGAGAAGAACCAGAAAGTGTAAATGCCCTTGGGGAATCTTATCTGCAAGAAAATATACAAGACGTCGTTTTTGTGAACTTACATTTTAAGGATAAAGGAATGGCTCAGGTTCATCTTAGCTGGCTTGATCCACATAAGATTAGGAAGTTCACCATTGTAGGAAGTAAAAAGATGGTCGTGTTTGATGACATGGAAAGTTCTGAAAAGATTAAAATCTATGACAAAGGAGCCGATTCCCCGGGAAAATACGTCTCCTACGGAGATTCCATCACATTAAGGATTGGCGACATCAGTATACCTAAGATAGATATGAAGGAACCCCTTAAAATTGAATGCCAGCATTTCTTAGACTGCATTAGGGAGAATAAACGCCCCTTGAGTGATGGAGCAGATGGTTTACGTGTAGTGCGTGTGTTGGAGGCAGCACAGAAGTCGATGGAGAATTACGGGACTTTAGTGAAATTGGAGGGATAG
- a CDS encoding acyltransferase, with translation MGQEEKKDYFVHESAYVDEPVQIGKGTKIWHFSHIMKGAQIGENCKIGQNVYVDTNVKIGNNVKIQNNVSVYKNVTLEDSVFCGPSMVFTNVFNPRSDYPRRLDEYGKTLVKRGVTIGANATVLCGITIGTYAFIGAGAVVTKEVPDYALAYGNPARIQGWMCECGTKLQFTDNKAECQKCHRRYEKEGEQVKKVK, from the coding sequence ATGGGTCAAGAAGAAAAAAAAGATTATTTCGTGCACGAATCTGCATACGTAGATGAACCAGTTCAGATAGGGAAAGGCACCAAGATATGGCATTTTTCTCACATTATGAAGGGAGCACAGATTGGCGAGAATTGTAAAATTGGTCAAAATGTATATGTAGATACTAATGTGAAAATTGGAAACAACGTTAAGATTCAAAATAATGTCTCTGTGTATAAGAATGTCACTTTAGAAGACAGTGTTTTCTGCGGTCCGTCGATGGTGTTTACCAATGTGTTTAATCCTCGTTCTGATTATCCTCGTAGATTAGATGAATACGGGAAAACCTTAGTCAAACGGGGAGTAACCATTGGGGCCAATGCAACAGTCCTTTGCGGTATTACCATAGGAACATATGCATTCATTGGGGCAGGTGCGGTGGTAACAAAAGAGGTCCCTGATTACGCATTGGCTTATGGTAATCCAGCAAGGATTCAGGGCTGGATGTGTGAATGTGGCACCAAATTGCAATTTACTGATAATAAGGCAGAATGTCAAAAATGCCACAGGCGATATGAAAAAGAAGGAGAGCAAGTAAAGAAAGTGAAGTGA
- a CDS encoding glycosyltransferase family 2 protein: MYKGKTIAVVVPTYNEEKLIGRVLETMPEFVDKIVIVDDASKDNTVGEVKKFEETLGGRLILLEHEKNQGVGGAIVTGYKWARDNNMDVTAVMAGDAQMDPADLPQLLDPVVDGQADYTKGNRLITGGTWHMMPKKRYLGNAFLSLLTKIASGYWHVADFQCGYTAISLKVLKVVNLDKVYKRFGMPNDFLVRLNIHYFRVKDVPVRAIYNIGEKSGVKIWKIAFTLSFLLLRMFFWRMKEKYIIRDFHPLVFFYFLGIPFTAIGTFFGFYMFFRRLLVGPVAATSALFAALLIIAGLQFLLFAMWFDMEYNKDLK, from the coding sequence ATGTATAAAGGAAAGACAATAGCTGTGGTTGTACCAACTTATAATGAGGAGAAACTTATTGGCAGAGTTTTGGAAACGATGCCGGAATTCGTTGATAAAATAGTTATTGTAGATGATGCGAGTAAAGACAATACAGTGGGAGAAGTGAAGAAATTTGAGGAGACATTGGGTGGGCGGTTAATTCTGTTAGAGCACGAGAAGAACCAGGGAGTTGGTGGAGCGATAGTTACTGGCTATAAATGGGCTAGAGATAACAATATGGATGTCACCGCGGTTATGGCAGGCGACGCTCAAATGGACCCCGCAGACCTTCCCCAATTACTTGATCCTGTGGTTGATGGCCAAGCAGATTACACAAAAGGGAACAGGCTGATTACCGGTGGTACATGGCACATGATGCCCAAAAAGAGATATCTGGGGAACGCTTTCCTTTCACTACTTACTAAAATTGCGTCCGGATATTGGCATGTGGCAGATTTTCAATGTGGCTATACTGCTATTTCTCTAAAAGTTCTCAAGGTGGTAAACCTGGATAAGGTTTACAAGAGATTTGGTATGCCCAACGATTTTTTGGTCAGGTTGAATATCCATTATTTTCGAGTAAAAGATGTGCCCGTCAGAGCTATTTACAATATTGGCGAGAAATCTGGCGTCAAAATATGGAAAATTGCTTTTACACTTTCCTTTTTGTTATTAAGGATGTTCTTTTGGAGAATGAAAGAAAAGTATATTATAAGAGATTTCCACCCTTTAGTTTTCTTCTATTTTTTGGGAATCCCATTTACTGCAATTGGGACGTTTTTTGGATTCTATATGTTCTTTCGTAGGCTCCTCGTAGGTCCTGTTGCGGCAACCAGTGCTCTTTTTGCGGCTTTATTGATTATTGCAGGATTGCAATTTCTTCTGTTTGCGATGTGGTTCGATATGGAATATAATAAGGACCTCAAGTGA
- a CDS encoding FkbM family methyltransferase: MTFILQDLYCIIISSKFDDFIFNIFFSYAPINIFKFFESSYSGYLRRYIPKKNDVVIEAGAYKGNFTILLSRLVGKNGKIISMEPNSLIFKILERRIKKLGLKNVVLLNKRLWNKNKYIEFYEGKQSDKDFGVLFEKNIHNKKTKYRIECITIDVIVKKYKLNRVNSIIMDIEGAEIEAIKGAFQTLKKFQVNLAVASYHIRDGNKTYKELEKIFRELNYYTETSNYTHLTTYASKYKFK, from the coding sequence TTGACATTTATATTACAAGACCTATACTGTATAATAATTAGTAGCAAATTTGATGATTTTATTTTCAATATCTTTTTTAGCTATGCCCCAATAAATATTTTTAAATTTTTTGAGTCAAGTTATTCAGGTTATCTTAGAAGATATATCCCTAAAAAGAATGATGTCGTAATTGAAGCCGGCGCATATAAAGGAAATTTTACTATTCTTCTTTCAAGACTTGTTGGAAAAAATGGCAAAATTATCTCCATGGAACCTAATTCTTTAATCTTTAAAATTCTAGAGAGAAGAATTAAAAAATTGGGGCTGAAAAATGTAGTTTTATTAAATAAAAGATTATGGAATAAAAATAAATACATAGAATTTTATGAAGGCAAACAATCAGATAAAGACTTTGGTGTTTTATTTGAAAAAAATATACATAATAAAAAAACAAAGTATAGAATTGAATGTATAACAATTGATGTAATAGTGAAAAAATATAAATTAAATAGAGTTAATTCCATTATCATGGATATTGAAGGAGCAGAAATTGAAGCAATAAAAGGAGCATTTCAAACACTTAAAAAGTTTCAAGTAAATCTTGCTGTAGCAAGTTATCATATAAGAGACGGGAATAAAACTTACAAGGAGTTAGAAAAAATATTTCGAGAACTAAATTATTACACTGAAACATCCAATTATACTCATCTAACAACTTATGCAAGCAAATATAAATTTAAGTAA
- a CDS encoding radical SAM protein, producing MKVLIINPPWEVEDGYGCRSNSRWPHIRKDKHLAFPIYLGYVAAILEKEGIETKIIDAVAEEYDSEKFVLAVSNEKPNICFIETSTPTINEDLRNAKSLKGSLNTEIFFFGAHVTTFHWQIMEENHFLTGIIRGEFEYTIRDIAMQRPYHEILGLTFRKKIFPDEIIVNKDRPLIENLDALPFPAWHQFDLSIYDSFLHRSPSIIMLTSRGCPFHCTFCLWPDVLYGHKQRFRSPENICDEIEILIEKYGMREIKFDDDTFALNKKRVIALCDEIRKRGYHKKIVWNCFGHITQSDEELYKWMMEAGCVRVNFGIESGSQKILDMIKKKIDMEKAKETISICKKLGIETYCTFMVGFPHENEEDIEQSISTAIKLNPDFIQVSYVVPYPGTQMYNEGMRDKRLVHAEKWENYCSTGPAIFTGEISPRRIQQLYYLFWRRFYLRSKYALKILNRISKSPKEFKKVIRGFLSFYKRFL from the coding sequence TTGAAGGTTCTAATTATTAACCCTCCCTGGGAAGTAGAAGATGGATACGGGTGCCGAAGCAATTCTCGGTGGCCACACATCAGGAAAGATAAACACCTCGCTTTTCCTATCTACCTGGGATATGTTGCTGCCATATTAGAGAAGGAAGGAATAGAGACGAAAATCATTGATGCTGTGGCCGAGGAATACGATTCGGAAAAATTTGTCTTAGCTGTGAGTAATGAAAAGCCTAATATTTGTTTTATCGAAACATCAACTCCAACTATAAATGAGGACCTGAGAAATGCAAAATCGCTAAAAGGGTCCTTAAATACAGAGATATTTTTTTTCGGCGCCCACGTTACTACTTTCCACTGGCAAATAATGGAGGAGAACCATTTTCTTACAGGCATTATTCGGGGCGAATTTGAATATACTATTAGAGATATTGCCATGCAAAGGCCCTATCACGAAATTTTAGGATTAACCTTTAGGAAAAAAATCTTCCCTGATGAGATTATCGTCAATAAAGATCGACCATTAATCGAAAACCTGGACGCATTGCCATTTCCAGCTTGGCATCAATTCGACCTCTCTATATATGATAGTTTTCTCCATCGTTCTCCCTCAATAATTATGCTAACCTCCCGGGGTTGTCCTTTTCATTGTACTTTCTGTTTATGGCCAGATGTTCTGTACGGTCATAAACAAAGATTTCGCTCCCCAGAAAATATCTGTGATGAAATAGAAATCTTAATCGAAAAGTATGGGATGAGAGAGATTAAGTTTGATGACGATACTTTTGCTTTGAATAAGAAAAGAGTGATAGCGCTTTGTGATGAGATAAGAAAAAGAGGCTATCACAAAAAGATAGTGTGGAACTGTTTTGGGCACATTACTCAAAGTGATGAAGAATTATATAAATGGATGATGGAAGCTGGATGTGTCCGAGTTAACTTTGGCATTGAATCAGGCTCTCAGAAAATATTAGATATGATTAAGAAAAAAATCGATATGGAGAAAGCAAAAGAAACAATATCCATCTGTAAGAAATTAGGGATAGAAACATATTGCACTTTTATGGTTGGTTTTCCTCATGAAAATGAAGAAGATATTGAACAGAGCATTAGCACAGCAATTAAACTCAACCCTGACTTCATTCAGGTAAGTTACGTGGTGCCTTATCCAGGCACACAAATGTACAATGAAGGAATGAGAGACAAACGGCTGGTTCATGCCGAGAAGTGGGAAAATTATTGTTCAACTGGTCCAGCAATTTTTACAGGAGAAATTTCTCCCCGAAGGATACAACAACTCTATTATTTATTCTGGAGAAGATTTTACCTCCGCTCAAAATATGCTCTCAAAATTTTGAACAGGATATCCAAATCACCCAAAGAATTCAAAAAAGTAATCAGGGGATTCTTGTCATTTTATAAAAGATTCCTGTAG
- a CDS encoding glycosyltransferase family 4 protein, with protein sequence MKIGIIIAIGFKELHGGNIRCFYLVKELVRRKHEITIFHGVTEDAKDSSRRFGCNCVGVGRSTSRWQSNFRKMLNSLYFILKMKKILKNFDFDVLFGINVVHSIPIVWQKEAKSTILYVDMFSDLFEAEQRYHFLGYPVSRIIRWIENWTIRRADRVMMITETMKSMIRKPFSQKIVVIPDGADTEIFTPGRNANDIKRKYGIGDEPIIGYQGGISRHEGLQFLAMAAPFVLKEIPEARFLISGKGEYLSEIKKIIEKNRTQDHFIFTGWLDYYRIPEILTATTVSVVPMPDIPFSRAIISFKLLEGLASGTPLVVSDLPGVKEIVDETMVTFTQVENPRRFAQDIIKVLHMDKEKIKLMTAKGRRRIEKLDWRKIAMVDADFIEGKDISEKVKHLFA encoded by the coding sequence ATGAAAATCGGTATCATCATCGCTATAGGGTTTAAAGAATTGCACGGCGGAAACATCAGGTGTTTCTACTTAGTAAAGGAATTGGTGCGAAGGAAACACGAAATAACGATTTTCCATGGCGTAACCGAAGATGCTAAGGATTCTTCGAGAAGATTCGGATGTAATTGTGTGGGGGTAGGTAGGTCGACTTCGAGATGGCAGTCTAATTTTAGAAAAATGTTGAACAGTCTTTATTTCATCCTGAAGATGAAAAAAATTCTTAAGAATTTCGATTTCGATGTTCTTTTTGGGATTAATGTAGTCCACTCCATCCCGATAGTTTGGCAAAAAGAGGCAAAATCCACAATACTTTACGTTGATATGTTTAGTGATTTATTTGAGGCTGAACAGAGGTACCATTTTCTGGGTTATCCGGTTTCGAGAATTATTAGATGGATTGAAAATTGGACTATTAGAAGAGCGGATCGGGTAATGATGATTACGGAAACAATGAAAAGTATGATAAGAAAACCATTTTCTCAAAAGATAGTGGTGATTCCTGACGGTGCAGATACGGAGATATTTACACCTGGTAGGAATGCAAACGACATAAAAAGAAAGTACGGAATTGGTGATGAGCCGATAATCGGTTATCAGGGAGGAATATCTCGTCACGAAGGTCTGCAGTTTTTGGCAATGGCTGCTCCTTTTGTGCTCAAGGAGATTCCTGAGGCGCGTTTTTTAATTTCCGGAAAAGGAGAATATTTATCGGAGATAAAAAAAATAATAGAAAAGAACAGGACCCAGGATCATTTCATATTTACCGGTTGGCTCGATTACTATAGAATACCTGAGATATTAACAGCCACGACGGTTAGTGTTGTTCCTATGCCTGACATACCATTTTCCAGGGCTATAATTTCCTTCAAACTTTTGGAAGGTTTAGCTTCAGGCACTCCGTTAGTGGTCAGTGACCTGCCTGGGGTAAAGGAAATAGTTGATGAGACTATGGTTACTTTTACTCAAGTAGAAAATCCCCGAAGGTTTGCTCAGGATATAATAAAAGTTCTACATATGGATAAAGAAAAAATAAAGTTAATGACAGCAAAGGGACGCCGGAGAATAGAAAAATTGGACTGGCGTAAGATAGCGATGGTAGACGCTGATTTCATTGAAGGAAAGGATATTTCTGAAAAGGTTAAACATTTATTCGCCTAG
- a CDS encoding NAD-dependent epimerase/dehydratase family protein, with the protein MGKILVTGGAGFVGSHVAEYYARKGKDVVVLDNLSRGKLLGKSEKNAEYNWNYLRQYKNISLIKEDIRNLELLTETCRDVDIIIHAAAQTAVTTSLSDPWSDFSVNALGSFNLLEAVRRAKIKPVIIYCSTNKVYGENVNKIGVIQEESRYRFEDRYGKGISENFDIDLCEHTPYGCSKLTGDLYMQDYAWMYGLKVGVFRMSCIYGTRQFGVEDQGWLAWFAIATILNKPVTIYGDGKQVRDVLYITDLIEAYDAFIKSDLSHGVFNIGGGPQNTLSLLECLNLLEEITGKRAKIKFSDWRPSDQKVYISDISKAKEELNWNSLIKPKEGVRKLVEWIDENRKIFK; encoded by the coding sequence ATGGGTAAAATTTTAGTTACTGGAGGAGCTGGTTTTGTCGGTTCTCACGTTGCTGAATACTATGCAAGGAAAGGTAAAGACGTTGTAGTATTGGATAATTTATCCCGGGGGAAACTTTTGGGAAAGAGTGAGAAGAATGCTGAATATAACTGGAATTATTTAAGACAATACAAGAATATCTCTTTAATCAAAGAAGATATAAGGAATCTGGAACTTCTTACGGAAACTTGCAGAGATGTAGACATTATAATTCATGCCGCTGCACAAACAGCTGTAACTACTTCGCTAAGTGACCCCTGGTCCGATTTTTCAGTTAATGCTTTGGGCTCTTTTAATCTACTGGAAGCGGTGCGAAGAGCGAAAATCAAACCGGTAATTATTTACTGTTCTACCAACAAAGTATATGGAGAAAATGTGAACAAAATCGGTGTTATCCAGGAAGAGTCCCGTTACCGATTTGAAGATAGATATGGAAAGGGTATTTCCGAAAACTTCGACATCGATTTATGTGAACACACCCCTTATGGTTGTTCCAAGTTGACAGGTGATTTATATATGCAGGATTATGCCTGGATGTATGGGTTAAAAGTTGGCGTTTTCCGGATGTCCTGCATCTATGGTACAAGGCAGTTTGGGGTAGAGGACCAGGGATGGCTTGCCTGGTTTGCCATTGCTACGATTTTAAATAAACCAGTAACCATTTATGGTGATGGCAAACAGGTCAGAGACGTGTTATACATTACTGATTTGATAGAGGCTTATGACGCTTTTATTAAAAGCGACCTTTCCCATGGCGTATTTAATATCGGTGGCGGTCCCCAAAATACTTTATCTTTGTTAGAGTGTTTGAACCTATTAGAAGAAATTACTGGAAAAAGAGCTAAGATAAAATTCAGTGATTGGCGTCCTAGTGACCAGAAAGTTTATATTTCCGATATATCTAAGGCAAAGGAAGAATTAAACTGGAATTCGCTAATTAAGCCCAAAGAAGGGGTAAGGAAATTGGTTGAATGGATTGATGAGAATAGAAAAATCTTTAAATAG
- a CDS encoding SDR family NAD(P)-dependent oxidoreductase: MSTNVLVTGGAGFIGSFIVDKLIEKGYKVKVFDNLDSQVHPGSRLPAYLNREAEFIQGDIRDYEKLAKVVKEVGIIFHYAARVGVAQSQYEIKKYVDVNIGGTANLLDILVNKRHTIKKLIVTTSMSSYGEGNYRCSKCGIVRPPLRSEEQMEKKDWELYCPNCERKVGPVPTDERARRVSNSIYAITKMGQEEMVMNIGKTYSIPSVALRLFNVYGPHQSLSNPYTGVVAIFMSRIKNGRPPVIYEDGIQTRDFVSVHDVVQANMLALEKDEANYELFNVGSGVARSIKSIAETLARLCHADIVPEITKKFRKGDVRHCFSDISKIKDKLGFKPVISFEEGMKELIEWSDKEPSTDKFEQAYEELKEKGLI, translated from the coding sequence ATGAGCACTAATGTTCTGGTTACTGGAGGTGCAGGTTTTATTGGCTCCTTCATTGTCGACAAATTGATAGAAAAGGGTTATAAAGTAAAAGTATTTGACAACCTGGATTCCCAGGTTCACCCTGGGAGTCGGTTGCCTGCTTATTTAAATCGAGAAGCAGAATTTATCCAGGGGGACATTCGAGATTATGAAAAATTAGCAAAAGTAGTTAAGGAAGTGGGGATTATTTTCCACTATGCTGCCAGAGTGGGAGTGGCACAATCACAGTATGAGATTAAAAAATACGTCGATGTTAACATTGGAGGTACCGCTAACCTATTGGACATTCTGGTTAACAAGAGACATACTATTAAAAAATTAATCGTAACTACCTCTATGAGTAGTTATGGAGAAGGGAACTATCGCTGTAGTAAATGTGGTATTGTACGTCCTCCCTTGAGAAGTGAGGAACAGATGGAGAAGAAGGATTGGGAGTTATATTGTCCAAATTGTGAGCGTAAGGTTGGACCTGTTCCCACGGATGAGAGAGCAAGGAGAGTTTCCAATTCCATCTATGCTATTACTAAGATGGGACAGGAAGAGATGGTGATGAATATTGGAAAGACCTATTCTATCCCTTCGGTGGCCTTACGACTTTTTAATGTTTATGGACCACATCAATCTCTTTCTAACCCTTACACGGGAGTTGTTGCCATATTTATGAGTAGGATAAAGAATGGGCGTCCTCCTGTTATTTATGAAGATGGAATACAAACCAGGGATTTCGTTTCCGTTCACGATGTAGTTCAGGCTAATATGTTAGCTTTGGAAAAAGATGAAGCAAATTATGAACTGTTTAATGTTGGTTCAGGAGTAGCCAGGAGCATCAAAAGTATAGCTGAGACTTTAGCCAGGTTGTGCCATGCAGATATTGTGCCAGAGATAACTAAAAAATTTAGAAAGGGCGATGTCCGACACTGCTTCTCCGACATTTCCAAGATTAAGGATAAATTGGGATTTAAACCAGTTATATCTTTTGAAGAAGGAATGAAGGAATTGATTGAATGGTCAGACAAAGAGCCGTCCACAGATAAGTTTGAGCAAGCCTATGAAGAATTGAAGGAGAAAGGACTTATATAA
- a CDS encoding lysylphosphatidylglycerol synthase transmembrane domain-containing protein, with protein MINIKAITTFKSKSISLIILISLIVWAGIYVKNHIDEFGIIFSLSLKDIGILLFLSLLEIFLVGLLTKIITKSFGIDLTSREWFGLSVVTRLGNYLLPFKGGAGLRGIYLRKYHDFPYTYFLTALVATSVMVFFVNSSIGVAGMCLVYAYYKIFNWIVFGALGIFFLLFLAIIIFSPRVPNFRSNFLNKISNAIDTWHDIKKNTFVVSKLLLIVLLHAFINILIIFFAFRAFSVNISLTQTMIIASLSILSMLIGITPGSLGINEAVIVFSSRLFQITTAQGLLVATLRRIVVLFWVFTLGPIFSYILIRRRGQNKD; from the coding sequence TTGATAAATATAAAAGCTATAACCACATTTAAAAGCAAAAGCATTTCATTAATTATTCTAATTTCATTAATAGTTTGGGCAGGTATCTATGTTAAAAATCATATCGATGAGTTTGGAATAATTTTTAGCCTATCCTTAAAAGATATTGGAATTTTATTATTTCTATCTTTATTAGAGATATTCTTAGTAGGTCTATTAACCAAGATAATAACCAAGTCATTTGGAATAGACCTAACAAGTAGAGAATGGTTTGGCTTATCTGTAGTTACCAGGTTAGGGAATTATTTGTTGCCCTTCAAAGGGGGAGCTGGGTTAAGGGGAATCTATTTGAGAAAATATCACGATTTTCCTTATACTTACTTTTTGACAGCCTTAGTAGCTACATCGGTGATGGTTTTTTTTGTTAACTCCAGTATCGGAGTAGCGGGGATGTGTTTAGTATACGCTTACTATAAAATATTTAACTGGATTGTTTTCGGAGCCTTAGGTATATTCTTTCTCTTATTCTTAGCAATTATTATTTTTTCACCGAGAGTGCCAAATTTTAGAAGTAATTTCTTGAACAAAATTAGTAATGCTATCGATACATGGCATGATATAAAAAAGAACACCTTTGTGGTTTCTAAGTTACTGTTAATTGTTTTATTACACGCCTTTATTAACATTCTCATTATCTTTTTTGCATTCCGTGCTTTTTCAGTTAATATTTCCTTAACACAAACTATGATAATAGCATCATTATCTATCCTTTCTATGTTAATAGGGATAACTCCCGGTTCTCTAGGTATAAATGAAGCGGTTATTGTCTTTTCTTCGCGGTTGTTCCAGATAACAACGGCTCAAGGTCTATTAGTGGCTACATTGAGACGTATAGTTGTGTTATTCTGGGTTTTTACTTTGGGCCCAATTTTCAGTTATATATTAATAAGGAGAAGAGGACAAAATAAGGATTGA
- the hrcA gene encoding heat-inducible transcriptional repressor HrcA: MNMNDLKERKKKILQVVIHHYVRTARPAASRMIVRDYDFPFSSATIRNVLAELEEEGYLTHPYTSAGRIPTDKGYRFYVDRLMEAQKLTQEEERRIAKEYRDKRRGLEEVMRQTSKMLSLISHQAGFILTPTLDRSFLKHIELIPLGEKRILAVLVIQAGLIRHKTIQLNYGLKRSQLYRISKILNEKLSGLPLSQMREEMNRIIEQESNKYLGLLQAAKGLIGQAFTSEESEIYLEGSANILASVKEDLYDYAGVGSVFRAIEEKRIILDIVRRLVQSEGVKVLIGRENLYPELKDFSVVSSTYKSGNRVVGALGIIGHKRMEYPKMVALVDFVAKIVNNILNSEGG, from the coding sequence ATGAATATGAACGATCTTAAGGAGCGAAAAAAGAAGATCCTGCAAGTGGTAATTCACCATTATGTGAGGACAGCAAGACCTGCGGCTTCCAGGATGATTGTCAGGGATTACGATTTTCCTTTCAGTTCTGCTACTATTCGTAATGTTCTGGCAGAGCTGGAAGAGGAGGGATATTTGACTCATCCCTATACTTCGGCAGGTCGAATTCCCACAGATAAGGGTTACCGTTTTTATGTGGATCGTCTGATGGAGGCGCAGAAGTTAACTCAGGAGGAGGAAAGGCGCATCGCGAAGGAATATCGAGATAAGAGAAGAGGACTGGAAGAGGTCATGCGGCAGACGAGCAAGATGTTATCTCTTATTTCTCACCAGGCTGGTTTTATATTGACTCCTACGCTGGACAGGAGTTTCCTTAAGCATATTGAGTTGATCCCCTTAGGAGAGAAGAGGATATTGGCTGTTCTTGTCATTCAGGCGGGGTTGATCAGACATAAGACTATCCAACTTAACTATGGCTTGAAACGGAGTCAACTATATAGAATTTCTAAAATATTAAACGAAAAACTCTCTGGTTTGCCCTTATCTCAAATGAGAGAAGAGATGAATAGGATAATTGAACAGGAATCTAATAAATACCTCGGTTTACTGCAAGCCGCAAAGGGCTTGATAGGTCAAGCTTTCACTTCTGAAGAGTCTGAGATATATCTGGAAGGTTCGGCTAATATTTTGGCTTCTGTTAAAGAAGACTTATATGATTACGCAGGGGTGGGGTCTGTCTTTCGGGCTATAGAAGAGAAAAGGATTATTCTCGATATTGTGAGAAGACTTGTCCAGAGTGAGGGTGTAAAAGTGCTAATTGGAAGAGAGAATTTATATCCCGAATTGAAGGATTTCAGTGTAGTGAGTTCTACCTATAAATCTGGAAATAGGGTAGTAGGCGCATTAGGGATAATCGGGCATAAGAGGATGGAGTATCCCAAGATGGTCGCTTTAGTCGATTTCGTAGCCAAAATTGTTAATAATATACTAAACTCAGAAGGAGGATAA
- the grpE gene encoding nucleotide exchange factor GrpE, protein MKCGEKPSEPAIDSHLENKLSELEILRQSFEEKKKLADSYYDQLLRLKAEFDNYRKRIEKEKEELVEFGKQELVVKLLNILDSFDLALHSTKDEKNEAKAIKKGVELIHKQFRELLEKEGLKKLKVQGEKFDPNLHHAVEYQESDKHKDNEILKEIRSGYLLHDRVIRPAMVVVAKAKKQDK, encoded by the coding sequence ATGAAATGCGGAGAAAAGCCTTCGGAACCAGCAATAGATTCCCATTTGGAAAATAAACTGAGCGAACTGGAAATATTGAGACAATCGTTTGAAGAGAAAAAGAAATTAGCTGATAGTTACTACGACCAGCTTTTGAGGCTTAAAGCAGAGTTCGACAACTATCGAAAGAGGATAGAAAAAGAGAAGGAAGAATTGGTTGAGTTTGGTAAACAGGAACTGGTGGTTAAGCTCCTTAATATACTGGACAGTTTCGACCTCGCCTTACATTCAACCAAAGATGAGAAAAATGAAGCTAAGGCAATTAAAAAAGGAGTAGAGTTAATTCACAAGCAGTTTAGAGAACTACTGGAAAAAGAAGGGTTGAAGAAATTGAAGGTTCAGGGAGAAAAGTTTGACCCAAATTTACATCATGCGGTTGAGTATCAAGAATCGGATAAGCATAAGGATAACGAGATATTAAAGGAAATACGTTCTGGTTACCTTCTCCACGATAGAGTTATAAGGCCAGCAATGGTAGTAGTAGCCAAGGCTAAAAAACAAGACAAATAA